A window of Streptomyces sp. NBC_01241 genomic DNA:
GGAGTTCCGCCGGGCCGCCGGGCCGCTGAGCGCCCCCATGGCCCGTCTGGCGAGCGCGGAAGTGCCGTTCGTCCCCGAGCACTCGCAGCCGTTCTTCCGCGACGTGAGCGACCATCTGACGCGTGCCAACGAGTATGTGGACGGGCTCGACCGGCTGCTCTCCGACATCCTCGCGGCGCATCTGGCCCAGGTGGGCGTGCGGCAGAACGACGACATGCGCAAGATCTCGGCCTGGGCGGCGATGGCCGCCGTACCGACGATGGTGGCGGGGATCTACGGCATGAACTTCAAGCACATGCCGGAACTCGGCTGGGCGTGGGCCTATCCGGTGGTGATCGTGCTGATGGGTTCCGTGGTGTTCGGCCTGTACCGGCAGTTCAAGCGGCGCGGCTGGCTCTGACGGCCGGTCCGCCGCGGCGCCCGGATCAGGCGAACTCGGCCGCCTGCGCGGCGGTACCGCCCAGTGCGTCGCGCCGCGCGGGCGGCTCCAGGCTCACCATGCGCCGCCATCCCAGGAGCCGTTCGTACGCGTAGATCCCGTGGATCCCCGCGGTCAGCGCCGCCGCCTTGGCCCGGGGCCAGCCGAGGATGCGGCCCATGTGGTCCATCACGGCGAGGCTGACGTCGCGGTACACCCGGATCTCGGCGAGCGCGCACTCGCGCAGGATGCGCTGGATGGTACGGCCGTGTCCGACGAGGGCGAGCCGGAGCAACTCCTCGTGGCAGTAGGCCAGGTGGTTGTCCTCGTCGTTCGAGATCATCCGCACCGCGCGGCCGAGGTCGGGGTGGTCGGCGAAGTGCTTGCGCAGCAGCGTCATCTGCTCGGTTCCTTGCCGAGAGCACCACTGCCACCTCCGTACCGGCATCCGCCCGTCGACAGTCAAATGCGGCACACCCACCCGGGCAACAGGAACGTCCCCCGGCTACGCCGGACGGGTCGCGGCGTTCCCGGCCCGTCCGGCGGTCGAGGACGGACCGTGGCCCCGGTGACCCCGCGCCGGAGCGCGCACCGATCGGCGTAACCCCGCGCCCACGAAAGCGTTGTTACGCGTAACGGCCGTGGCGGGGAGCCCCCGAGCCCCCACCACGGCCGTAGCGCTCTCCCGGAGCCCCCTCCGTCCACCGGTCCGCACTACGCGAGCCCGGACCGCTCCAGCGCCTCCGTGCCGGCCCGCAGAGCCGTGATCCGCTCGTCGAGCGTGAACCCGGCCGGAGCCAGGGTCAGTGTCGTGACCCCCGCCGCGGCGTACGCCTGCATCCGCTCGGCGATCCGCTCGACCGGACCGAGCAGCGTGGTCTGGTCGATCAGCTGGTGCGGGACGGCCGCGGCGGCGCCGCTCTTGTCGCCGGACAGGTACTTGTCCTGGATCTCGGCGGCTTCCTTCTCGTAGCCCATGCGCTGCGCGAGCTGGTTGTAGAAGTTCTGCTTGCGGCTGCCCATGCCGCCCACATACAGCGCGGTGTACGGACGGAACATGTCCGCGAGGCCGTTGACGTCGTCACCGACGGCGAGCGGCAGGGTCGGGCAGACGTCGAAGCCCTCCATGGTCTTCCCGGCCTTCTCGCGGCCCGCCCGCAGGTACTTCACGGCGGTGTCCTCGAGGTGCTCCGCCGAGGGGAAGATGAGCAGCGCCCCGTCGGCGATCTCGCCGGTCTGTTCCAGGTTCTTCGGGCCGATCGCGGCGATGTAGAGCGGAATGTGCTCGCGCTGCGGGTGGACGGTGAGCTTGATGGGCTTGCCCGGGCCGTCGGGCAGCGGGAGCGTCCAGTGCTGACCCTCGTACGACAGCCGCTCACGGGACATCGCCTTGCGGACGATCTCCACGTACTCCCGGGTGCGGGCCAGCGGCTTGTCGAACTTGACGCCGTACCAGCCCTCGGAGACCTGCGGTCCCGACACGCCGAGGCCGAGCCGGAACCGGCCGCCGGAGAGCGAGTCGAGGGTGGCGGCGGTCATCGCCGTCATCGCGGGCTGGCGGGCCGGGATCTGCATGATCGCGGAGCCGACGTCGATGGATTCGGTCCGGGCGGCGACCCAGGCGAGCACCGTCGGCGCGTCGGAGCCGTACGCCTCGGCCGCCCAGCAGACGTCGTATCCGAGCCGGTCGGCCTCCTGGGCGACGGCGAGGTTGTCGCCGTCCATTCCCGCACCCCAGTAACCGAGATTGATGCCGAGCCGCATAGCCGCTCTCCTTACTGATCAGTAACGTGCCTGAGCTCCGGACTCTAGCGCGCGGCGGCGGCTTCCGGCAGAGGCGATGTGGTGCCGGGTTGTTGTCCACAGGCTTCCGCCGGGTGGGGTCCCGGCCAGTAATCTCAGCGCCCATGGAGCAGAGGCATCTCGGCCGCACCGGCCTTCGAGTGTCCCGGATCGGGCTCGGCACCCTCACCTGGGGCCGGGACACCGACGAGCATGACGCTGCCGAACAGCTGAAAGCCTTCTGGGAGGCGGGCGGCACGCTGGTCGACACGGCTGATGTGTACGGCGGTGGGGAGGCCGAATATTTGCTCGGGCGGCTCACCGAGGGTCTGGTGCCGCGGCAGGATCTGGTCATCGCCACGAAGGCCGGCGGCGTGGCCGACCCGTACCGCCGGTTCAACGGCTCGCGCGGTCATCTGCTGGCCGCGCTGGACGCCTCCCTGGCACGGCTCGGCACGGATTACGTGGACCTGTGGCAGGTGCACGCCTTCGACCCGGTGACCCCGCTGGAGGAGACCCTTCAGGCGGTGGACCTGGCGGTGTCGACCGGCCGTGTCCGGTACGCGGGGGTGTCGAACTTCTGCGGCTGGCAGCTGGCCAAGGCGGCGACCTGGCAGCTCGCCTCGCCCGGGTTGCGCACCCGGCTGGCGAGCACCCAGATGGAATACTCCCTGTTGCAGCGGGGCGTGGAACGCGAGGTCCTGCCGGCCGCGCGCGATCTGGGGGTGGGGCTGCTGCCCTCCTCTCCGCTGGGCAGGGGGGTCCTGACCGGCAAATACCGGACGGGCACTCCGGCGGACTCGCGCGGCGCCTCGGAGCTGCTGGCCCCGTTCGTCGAGCCGTATCTCGACGACCCGGCGAGCCGCATCGTGGACGCGGTGTCCACCGCGGCCGACGGCCTGGCCACGACGGCGCTCCAGGTGGCTCTCGCCTGGGTGCGGGACCGGCCGGGGGTGGTGGCCCCGATCGTCGGAGCGCGCAACGCGCAGCAGCTCACGGAGGCATTGTCAGTGGAGGCGCTTAGTCTTCCTGACGAGATCTGCCAGGCGCTCGACGACGTGTCGGCGCCCGTGCACCGCTATCCCGACCAGGACTGGAGCACGCTGTGACTGCGCTTCCCCGGGGGGAAACCCCCGGCTCCCCGGCCGCCGACGACACCGGCGTCGTCACGGACCCCTCCGCGGCCGTGCCCGCCCCGTCCGCACCGGACGAGGGGCACGAGGCGGACGAGGGTTCGCCGACGGCCGATGCCGCCGTCGATGGCGCGCGGACGGACGGCGACGACCACCGGGCCACCGGGACCGACGGAACGGCCGCGGCCGACGCCGAGCCCGACGGCGCCACCGACGCGACAGCCGCGACCGACGGCGTCGTGGACGGGGCGGGCGCCGGCCCCGCCGCGCTCTCCGAGGCGGAGGCCGAGCTGACCGCCCAGCGTGAGCTCCGGGAACGGATCGAGAAACGCAAGGCGGAGAAGGCGGGCCCCATCGCCGCCGGTGCGAAGCTGAGTGGCAGGGCGGCCGATCTGCTGGCGGCCGTGCGTGCCGTGGAGAGCGGTGAGAAGCCCTCCGCCGCGTTCCTCGACTCGTCCGAACCCGCCGCCCCCCACCGGGCCGCTCCCGCGCCGGTACGGCCTCGAACGCCCGTTCCGGCCCCGGTCGCGCAGGGCCCCTCGCCGCAGACACTGGCAGCGGTGGCCGCCGTACTGGCCGAGGGCGGGGCTCCCGGAGCGCTGGCGGCCCCGGCGGCGGAGGCCCTCGGTGCGCAGGCGGCCGGCGCCCTGCGCGAGGACCCCTGGCAGTTGCTGGCCGTGCCGGCAGTGAGACCGGAGCAGGCCGACGGCTTCGCCCGGGCCCTGCTGGGCGCCGAGTGCGGTCCGGACGACGAGCGGCGGACCTCGGCCCTGGTCGGCTGGCTGCTGGAGCGGGCCGCGCTCCAGGGCCATACGGCGCTGGACGCGACGGCGGTCCGTGCGGCGCTCGCCGAGCGCGCGGTGAGCGACCCCGCCGCGGCCGTCGAGCACGCCGTCGCCGAGGGCGTCGTCCTGGTCTTCCAGGACAGCCAGGAGGACGAGGGCGACCAGGAGCCCGCAGCACCCGCGGAGGCCGAGGAGAGCGCGGAGGGCCGGACCGGGCAGGAACCCGTACCGGCGCTGCTGGGTCTCGACCGGTACGCACTCGCCGAGGAAAGCCTCGCCGACGGGCTGGCCCGGCTGGCCAACGCCTGCGAGAAGGACGCCGACTGGACGGCGGCGGCCACGGCCGCGGGCTCCCCGTCGGCGGCCGAGCTGATCCGTGCGGTCGCGGCCCACGGACTGGTGGCGCACACCGGCGGCGAAGCGGCCAGGGCCGAACCCGCGGCGCTGATCAGCGCTGCCCGCGGCCTCGGACTGCGCGCACTGGGCGCCGTGCACAGCATGGACGGC
This region includes:
- a CDS encoding aldo/keto reductase, which codes for MEQRHLGRTGLRVSRIGLGTLTWGRDTDEHDAAEQLKAFWEAGGTLVDTADVYGGGEAEYLLGRLTEGLVPRQDLVIATKAGGVADPYRRFNGSRGHLLAALDASLARLGTDYVDLWQVHAFDPVTPLEETLQAVDLAVSTGRVRYAGVSNFCGWQLAKAATWQLASPGLRTRLASTQMEYSLLQRGVEREVLPAARDLGVGLLPSSPLGRGVLTGKYRTGTPADSRGASELLAPFVEPYLDDPASRIVDAVSTAADGLATTALQVALAWVRDRPGVVAPIVGARNAQQLTEALSVEALSLPDEICQALDDVSAPVHRYPDQDWSTL
- a CDS encoding helix-hairpin-helix domain-containing protein, with translation MTALPRGETPGSPAADDTGVVTDPSAAVPAPSAPDEGHEADEGSPTADAAVDGARTDGDDHRATGTDGTAAADAEPDGATDATAATDGVVDGAGAGPAALSEAEAELTAQRELRERIEKRKAEKAGPIAAGAKLSGRAADLLAAVRAVESGEKPSAAFLDSSEPAAPHRAAPAPVRPRTPVPAPVAQGPSPQTLAAVAAVLAEGGAPGALAAPAAEALGAQAAGALREDPWQLLAVPAVRPEQADGFARALLGAECGPDDERRTSALVGWLLERAALQGHTALDATAVRAALAERAVSDPAAAVEHAVAEGVVLVFQDSQEDEGDQEPAAPAEAEESAEGRTGQEPVPALLGLDRYALAEESLADGLARLANACEKDADWTAAATAAGSPSAAELIRAVAAHGLVAHTGGEAARAEPAALISAARGLGLRALGAVHSMDGRRRLAETTGDPSAAVTLAGLLCGAEGPGRDEEGAIAVDLLVVLDAPQLDVETAAILVESLSDGTRLVLSGDPGVLGSAGAGRVFADVLAARACPQIVSRTPDPGPIGELVSGIGVGELNQVAAPGKEVVIVPVRDAGEAVHRTVQLVADSVPRAIGVPSADTQVITVGHGGPAGTRALNAALKERINPGPGRFGGFDPGDRVVHVPAPGRTLPAVVVSADAEGLHLDCGGTKLVVPQERVESSVRHGWALSAHQAAGMRWPAVVVVLPGDAAQALSRPWVYTAFSRGERHLSVVHGVDQALQRAVAQSPAQDRTTRLRPLLEASAR
- a CDS encoding LLM class F420-dependent oxidoreductase: MRLGINLGYWGAGMDGDNLAVAQEADRLGYDVCWAAEAYGSDAPTVLAWVAARTESIDVGSAIMQIPARQPAMTAMTAATLDSLSGGRFRLGLGVSGPQVSEGWYGVKFDKPLARTREYVEIVRKAMSRERLSYEGQHWTLPLPDGPGKPIKLTVHPQREHIPLYIAAIGPKNLEQTGEIADGALLIFPSAEHLEDTAVKYLRAGREKAGKTMEGFDVCPTLPLAVGDDVNGLADMFRPYTALYVGGMGSRKQNFYNQLAQRMGYEKEAAEIQDKYLSGDKSGAAAAVPHQLIDQTTLLGPVERIAERMQAYAAAGVTTLTLAPAGFTLDERITALRAGTEALERSGLA